In Melioribacteraceae bacterium 4301-Me, a genomic segment contains:
- a CDS encoding radical SAM/SPASM domain-containing protein, whose translation MTNKNISASVRRKILDVFVGRVFLKSDETEQSVQQFREEFGQNPPGFITISPTKKCNLRCIGCYAASGGEFNEKLDYTIVDRIVKEKTKLWNSNFTVISGGEPLLWKSDGKDLLDLCAENPDNYFMMYTNGTLIDKKMAKRMAEVGNLTPAISVEGFEEETDERRGKGVFKKVLEAMANLREVGVPFGISVTATRHNVEKIVSDEFVDFFYNKQGAIYGWIFQYMPIGRAHTLDLMVTPEQRKWMFEQERHIIHDKEVFLPDFWNGGIYSSGCLAGGRAGGYIYVEWNGNITPCVFYPYSKHNIKDIYARGGTINDALKSDLMAGIRKWQRDYAYDRRGKDVHNLIAPCGIRDHYEFTHKHLETTKPMPIDESAADAVKDPEYYKGLTAYNKKFLELTDDIWQKEYIAEDNNNGKDKHGLNVNNQLPAEEKVGETLIEKDF comes from the coding sequence TTGACCAACAAAAACATTTCAGCATCTGTAAGAAGAAAAATCCTTGACGTATTTGTAGGCCGAGTTTTCTTAAAATCTGATGAAACCGAGCAGTCTGTCCAGCAGTTTAGAGAAGAATTTGGTCAAAATCCGCCCGGATTCATAACCATTAGTCCAACTAAAAAATGTAATCTTCGATGTATAGGTTGTTATGCGGCAAGCGGTGGGGAATTCAATGAAAAATTAGATTACACAATAGTTGACAGAATAGTTAAAGAGAAAACTAAACTTTGGAATTCAAACTTCACCGTTATTTCCGGCGGAGAACCTTTGCTTTGGAAATCGGATGGAAAAGATTTGCTCGATTTGTGCGCTGAAAATCCTGATAACTATTTTATGATGTACACGAATGGTACTCTTATAGATAAAAAGATGGCTAAAAGAATGGCTGAAGTTGGGAATTTAACCCCTGCTATTTCAGTCGAAGGATTTGAAGAAGAAACAGATGAAAGACGTGGCAAAGGTGTATTTAAGAAAGTCCTCGAAGCAATGGCTAATTTACGGGAAGTTGGGGTGCCATTTGGAATTTCTGTTACTGCTACAAGGCACAATGTAGAAAAAATTGTTTCCGATGAGTTTGTTGACTTCTTCTATAACAAGCAAGGCGCGATTTACGGCTGGATATTTCAGTATATGCCAATCGGCCGGGCTCACACTCTAGATTTAATGGTTACCCCGGAACAACGTAAATGGATGTTTGAACAAGAAAGGCACATCATTCACGATAAGGAAGTTTTCCTTCCAGATTTTTGGAATGGGGGCATTTATTCAAGCGGTTGTCTCGCTGGCGGAAGAGCTGGTGGTTATATTTATGTAGAATGGAATGGTAATATTACACCTTGCGTCTTTTACCCTTATTCAAAGCATAATATCAAAGACATTTACGCTAGAGGAGGTACTATTAATGATGCATTAAAATCTGATTTAATGGCTGGAATTAGAAAGTGGCAGAGAGATTATGCTTACGACAGAAGAGGAAAAGATGTACATAACCTAATTGCACCTTGCGGTATTCGGGATCATTATGAGTTTACACATAAGCATCTTGAAACAACCAAACCAATGCCTATAGATGAAAGTGCAGCTGATGCAGTTAAGGACCCTGAATATTATAAAGGACTTACTGCTTACAACAAAAAATTTTTGGAACTAACAGACGATATTTGGCAGAAAGAATATATTGCAGAAGATAATAACAACGGCAAGGATAAGCATGGCTTGAATGTGAACAACCAGCTTCCTGCTGAAGAAAAAGTTGGAGAAACATTAATTGAAAAAGACTTCTGA
- a CDS encoding TolC family protein produces MLKKLSLILFFPILLFAQEVQNIGTLFDSLKTHPVSKADEINVELSKTGKSMAISHLFPNIDLFGRYDYSSEAIGMLPVPPNELFSLIKNPALTQPFSTNIYRIGASISMPVFVKSIYSMISKASMMNKSAESKKYINLLKNEAMIVSLNANLNYMDALTQALEQKKTSLLKTKEFVIIKVNNGRAPESALLKINSGINEIDVMKNDLELQRQEVIAAIKNLTGVSLKKGIEMTQIGNYQDGEIKALEPLKEKLEADQLSHRAEIEKLYPMLALQGNYNRSFAKAYNNDKDVANNYYTVGLVLKIPLLSMDQYSQISQKSVEVKASENELNRMNLELSSEAEKLQTSLPLIENSIQLYTNSIKDKEELLEIAKVSYRADQMTMEDYLKYEDDLVLEKSKLFKAQAQKWQTLVKLAVIYGNSIEEIVK; encoded by the coding sequence ATGCTTAAAAAATTATCTCTTATTCTATTCTTTCCTATCCTGTTATTTGCTCAGGAAGTCCAGAATATAGGCACACTGTTCGATTCATTAAAAACTCATCCGGTATCAAAAGCTGATGAGATTAATGTTGAACTTTCAAAAACTGGAAAGAGTATGGCAATCAGTCATCTTTTTCCAAATATAGATCTTTTTGGAAGATATGATTATTCCTCAGAAGCAATTGGAATGCTGCCAGTTCCACCAAATGAATTGTTCAGCTTAATTAAAAACCCCGCGCTTACACAACCTTTTAGCACTAATATTTACAGAATCGGTGCTTCTATTTCAATGCCGGTTTTCGTTAAATCAATCTATAGTATGATTTCAAAAGCATCTATGATGAATAAATCTGCAGAGAGTAAAAAATATATTAATCTGCTTAAAAATGAAGCTATGATTGTAAGCTTAAATGCTAATCTAAATTATATGGACGCTTTAACGCAAGCGCTCGAACAAAAGAAAACATCATTATTAAAAACAAAAGAGTTTGTTATCATAAAAGTTAATAATGGAAGAGCGCCGGAATCTGCTTTGTTGAAAATCAATAGCGGTATAAACGAAATTGATGTAATGAAGAATGATCTTGAATTACAAAGGCAGGAAGTTATCGCTGCTATAAAAAATTTAACCGGAGTATCATTGAAAAAAGGGATTGAAATGACACAAATTGGTAATTATCAGGATGGAGAAATTAAAGCATTGGAGCCGTTGAAAGAAAAGTTAGAAGCAGATCAACTAAGTCATAGAGCAGAAATTGAAAAACTATATCCAATGCTGGCGCTGCAGGGAAATTATAACAGAAGCTTTGCCAAAGCCTATAATAACGATAAAGATGTTGCAAATAATTACTACACAGTTGGATTGGTATTAAAGATTCCTTTGCTATCAATGGATCAATATTCACAGATAAGTCAAAAATCTGTTGAAGTTAAAGCAAGCGAAAATGAGTTAAACAGGATGAATCTTGAACTTAGCTCTGAAGCTGAAAAATTACAGACAAGTCTTCCGCTAATTGAAAATTCAATTCAACTTTACACCAATAGTATAAAGGATAAAGAAGAATTGCTTGAAATTGCAAAAGTAAGTTATCGTGCAGATCAAATGACGATGGAAGATTACCTAAAATATGAAGATGATCTTGTACTTGAAAAATCAAAATTATTTAAAGCACAGGCACAAAAGTGGCAAACGCTTGTTAAGCTTGCCGTTATTTATGGAAACAGCATTGAGGAGATAGTAAAATGA
- a CDS encoding radical SAM protein, with protein MNILLVSPYRGAIFEFSGVKMQPLGVSYIGAALKHAGHNVQIELLENSDSVPDFTGADVVGISCNTVQFNAGLRVAKAAKEEGKIVIMGGPHPTSSPEEALRSGYVDYVVRAEGEVTAVELLAGIKSGKNFNPRDVLGISYINKEAGTIVHNPNRPFIQNLDNIPFPIREANWRYSKESKSINTGEIEYPLITSRGCPYGCNFCDVHLLAGRKFRARSIENTVREIEEIITKYNTERILIVDDIINFDNERLIELFETLIKRNLPVVRWVMGRSDHLVKNPKTAEVMGRAGVRQMFLGIESPNERILKAYKKGGKISLGYSVKAVELLKQNDIETWGAFLLGEPSETEEDIKRTIDFAKFINPGIAQFSILTPYPGTGLWHDVENKIFTKDWDKYDAMHSVFMTDNIEPEVLEKMLMKAYINFYRQPKRILHEIFNKNHYGRPDLKRIFEILKALKIVFSNA; from the coding sequence ATGAATATACTACTGGTTTCACCATACCGTGGAGCCATCTTTGAGTTTTCTGGCGTTAAAATGCAACCGCTCGGTGTTTCTTATATTGGCGCTGCATTAAAACACGCTGGGCACAATGTTCAAATAGAGCTTTTGGAAAATTCAGATTCCGTTCCGGATTTTACAGGAGCCGATGTTGTTGGTATTTCTTGCAATACCGTTCAATTTAACGCTGGGTTAAGAGTTGCAAAAGCTGCAAAGGAAGAAGGCAAAATTGTTATTATGGGTGGACCACATCCTACAAGCAGTCCGGAAGAAGCCCTACGCAGCGGCTATGTAGATTATGTTGTACGAGCAGAAGGCGAAGTTACTGCTGTTGAATTGTTGGCGGGAATAAAGTCCGGCAAGAATTTTAATCCGCGGGATGTTTTGGGCATCTCTTATATAAATAAGGAAGCTGGAACAATTGTTCATAATCCAAACCGCCCTTTTATTCAAAATCTTGATAACATTCCTTTCCCCATAAGAGAAGCTAATTGGAGATATAGCAAAGAAAGCAAATCAATTAATACTGGGGAGATTGAATATCCTTTAATAACATCACGTGGATGTCCTTACGGTTGCAATTTTTGCGATGTACATTTATTAGCCGGCAGAAAATTTCGCGCCCGCTCAATCGAAAATACAGTAAGAGAAATTGAAGAAATTATAACAAAGTATAACACCGAACGAATTTTAATTGTTGATGACATAATTAATTTTGACAACGAAAGACTTATTGAATTATTTGAGACTTTAATAAAAAGAAATTTGCCTGTCGTCCGCTGGGTTATGGGAAGGTCTGATCACCTTGTCAAAAATCCTAAAACAGCCGAAGTAATGGGCAGAGCCGGCGTCCGTCAAATGTTTCTCGGCATCGAAAGTCCAAATGAACGGATATTAAAAGCGTACAAAAAAGGCGGCAAAATTTCGCTGGGCTATTCTGTAAAAGCTGTTGAACTATTAAAGCAAAATGATATTGAAACATGGGGTGCTTTTCTTCTCGGCGAACCATCGGAAACCGAAGAAGATATTAAAAGGACAATTGACTTTGCAAAATTTATAAACCCCGGCATAGCACAGTTTTCTATTTTAACGCCGTATCCCGGAACAGGCCTGTGGCACGATGTTGAGAATAAAATCTTTACAAAAGATTGGGATAAATACGATGCGATGCACTCGGTCTTCATGACAGATAATATAGAGCCAGAAGTTTTAGAGAAAATGCTTATGAAGGCATACATCAATTTCTACCGGCAGCCGAAACGAATTTTACATGAAATATTTAACAAGAATCATTACGGAAGACCGGACTTAAAAAGAATTTTTGAAATTCTAAAAGCACTTAAAATAGTTTTTAGCAATGCTTAA
- a CDS encoding MATE family efflux transporter: MFRIKENKKTILQLALPVIAGLSVQMILSLVDTAIIGRLPDAKFALAALGIAFYATWAVISFFSSLSTGTNILVARNYGAQNYKECGSVLNSSIVMAGSIGILVSIPVVYFSSNIANLFAADKTVGSYAGSYLFYRFMGLPFFLVSVSYRGFYYGIRKTKIFMIAGVFANLSNIFLDYTLVFGAFGFKRMGLAGAGLGSAIATALETSVYVVVSIMRGYRTKYALFKNFRLNLPNNQSFLNIIKVIAKLSLPISFQSIFTLTGLLLFISIIGLMGTAQQAASQVVLSAMFLSFMPSMGFGVAAQTLVGNQLGDNNIKAAKRWGFETSKISTSYTFLLGLIFVLFPGFVVSILTTNTGIINIAVPVLRIAGFAQIFFGIGFVLANGLLAAGESFFVMLTDVTINWFVFVPLAYLLGVVFKFGLIGVWTAMPFYTSLYALVIFLKFNSKSVMKKVIQY, encoded by the coding sequence ATGTTTCGCATAAAAGAAAATAAAAAAACGATATTGCAATTGGCCTTACCTGTGATTGCCGGTCTATCAGTTCAAATGATTCTTTCATTAGTAGACACTGCAATTATAGGAAGGCTTCCGGATGCTAAATTTGCTCTTGCTGCTCTCGGCATAGCCTTTTATGCTACTTGGGCAGTAATTAGTTTTTTCTCGAGCTTATCAACTGGCACAAACATATTAGTAGCCAGGAATTATGGTGCACAAAATTATAAAGAATGCGGAAGTGTATTAAACTCTTCCATTGTTATGGCAGGTTCAATAGGTATTCTTGTTTCCATCCCTGTTGTCTATTTTTCTTCAAATATCGCAAACCTCTTTGCAGCAGATAAAACTGTTGGAAGCTATGCCGGCAGTTACTTGTTTTACCGCTTTATGGGGCTTCCGTTCTTTCTTGTATCTGTTTCCTATCGTGGCTTTTATTACGGTATTCGCAAAACAAAAATATTTATGATTGCCGGTGTGTTTGCAAATCTTTCTAACATTTTTCTTGATTATACGCTTGTGTTCGGAGCGTTCGGTTTTAAAAGAATGGGATTAGCCGGAGCGGGTCTGGGCTCTGCTATTGCTACCGCGCTTGAGACTTCAGTTTATGTAGTTGTTAGCATTATGAGAGGTTATAGAACTAAGTACGCGCTATTCAAAAACTTTCGTCTCAATCTGCCTAACAATCAATCATTTTTAAATATAATCAAGGTTATCGCAAAACTTTCTTTGCCGATTTCTTTTCAAAGTATTTTTACTTTAACAGGACTTTTGTTATTCATCTCTATAATTGGGCTGATGGGAACTGCACAGCAGGCGGCAAGCCAGGTTGTACTCTCAGCAATGTTTTTATCTTTCATGCCTTCAATGGGTTTTGGCGTAGCTGCACAAACTTTGGTTGGAAATCAATTAGGCGATAATAATATTAAAGCCGCGAAGAGATGGGGATTTGAAACAAGTAAGATTTCTACTTCTTATACTTTTTTACTTGGACTCATTTTTGTGTTGTTTCCCGGCTTTGTTGTTTCGATCTTAACAACGAATACCGGCATAATTAATATTGCCGTTCCTGTATTAAGAATTGCAGGCTTTGCACAAATCTTTTTTGGAATAGGTTTTGTGCTTGCAAACGGACTACTTGCAGCCGGTGAATCATTTTTTGTAATGCTCACCGATGTAACTATAAACTGGTTTGTATTTGTTCCGTTGGCTTATCTGCTCGGCGTAGTTTTTAAATTCGGTCTAATCGGTGTATGGACGGCGATGCCTTTCTACACAAGCTTGTACGCTCTTGTTATTTTCTTAAAATTTAATTCCAAATCTGTTATGAAAAAAGTTATTCAATATTGA
- a CDS encoding porin family protein has product MNKCKNKFLAAFAILALFILFQTQAYSQAIMLGVKGGISIPELKGGGTPQSEGYSSRLAPNFGAFINYLLNTYFSLQAEVLFSGQGGKRNGMQAISNIPNLPVPPNTNLYANFDNETILNYLEIPVMVKYLISGSNTGASAYIDAGPYFGILLNAKTQTSGNSKIYLDQAGTMPISFNGYPIPPQSFDNETNITSDIKTLNVGITGGIGITLNTTAGEFDIDLRGVYGFIPIQSDKTNGSNNTGALYLTIGYGFKI; this is encoded by the coding sequence ATGAATAAATGTAAGAACAAATTTTTAGCTGCTTTTGCTATTCTTGCACTTTTTATTTTATTTCAAACTCAAGCTTATTCTCAAGCTATTATGTTGGGAGTGAAGGGTGGAATAAGCATTCCCGAATTAAAAGGTGGAGGCACACCGCAAAGTGAAGGTTATTCATCAAGGTTAGCGCCTAATTTCGGTGCGTTTATTAATTATTTGCTCAATACTTATTTCTCTTTGCAGGCGGAAGTTTTGTTCTCCGGGCAAGGAGGTAAGCGAAATGGAATGCAGGCAATTAGCAACATCCCTAATCTGCCCGTCCCGCCTAATACAAATTTATATGCAAACTTTGATAATGAAACTATACTCAATTATCTCGAAATTCCGGTGATGGTTAAATACCTAATTTCTGGAAGCAACACCGGGGCATCAGCTTATATTGATGCTGGTCCTTACTTCGGGATTTTACTAAATGCAAAAACACAAACCAGCGGTAACAGTAAAATCTATCTTGACCAGGCGGGAACCATGCCTATATCCTTTAACGGGTATCCAATTCCTCCTCAAAGTTTTGATAATGAAACTAACATTACATCCGATATAAAAACATTAAATGTAGGAATTACCGGAGGAATCGGAATCACTCTAAACACAACAGCCGGGGAATTTGACATTGATTTACGCGGTGTTTACGGCTTTATTCCTATTCAATCTGATAAGACAAATGGTTCAAATAATACAGGTGCTCTATACTTAACAATTGGCTATGGTTTTAAGATATAA
- a CDS encoding efflux RND transporter periplasmic adaptor subunit produces the protein MTKLSNKFSQLSKSSKIWIIVSVLIVLGAIFILIKAKKAEENLPTAKTYSITVSTLKLEKGKVSLTLPYLAQTQNDMDVNLASKIAARVDYVKNSGVFVKKGEIIAKLDATSIEANQKSIESQLAAAKTALKNLEATHKRTLELLAVKGASIEQSEMEESKIAELEAKVESLTQNLNDVTNTLTYAIIKAPVDGMISKNTVNVGDMIMPGQPVATISASSDYYLMLYVPSNLKVYNVFVQNKSYPAIPLNTTMNGLTAYRVNVEPGGMMTGERVEVNVEVFNGEGIKIPFDAILNRNNKSYVFVKENEKATPVEINIIQDGEDGAVISNNELVGKEIVVAKQDILLTLLSGASIKTEEK, from the coding sequence ATGACAAAATTATCAAATAAATTTTCACAGTTATCAAAAAGCTCAAAAATATGGATCATCGTTTCAGTCCTTATTGTTTTGGGTGCGATATTTATTTTAATAAAAGCTAAAAAAGCAGAAGAGAATTTGCCGACTGCAAAAACATATTCAATAACCGTATCAACATTGAAATTAGAAAAAGGAAAAGTCAGTCTAACTCTTCCCTATCTTGCTCAAACTCAAAATGATATGGATGTTAATCTTGCATCAAAAATTGCTGCAAGAGTTGATTATGTAAAAAACAGCGGTGTATTTGTTAAGAAAGGTGAAATAATTGCAAAGCTGGATGCAACAAGCATAGAAGCAAATCAAAAAAGTATTGAATCACAATTAGCGGCTGCTAAAACAGCACTTAAAAATCTGGAAGCAACTCACAAAAGAACTTTGGAACTTCTTGCTGTAAAGGGAGCTTCTATTGAGCAATCAGAAATGGAAGAAAGTAAGATTGCAGAACTCGAAGCAAAAGTGGAATCATTAACACAAAATCTTAATGATGTTACCAATACTCTTACTTATGCAATTATCAAAGCGCCGGTTGATGGAATGATTTCCAAAAACACAGTTAATGTTGGCGATATGATAATGCCAGGTCAACCGGTTGCTACTATTAGTGCCAGCAGCGATTATTATTTGATGCTTTATGTTCCATCTAATCTTAAAGTATATAATGTCTTCGTACAAAATAAAAGCTATCCCGCTATTCCATTAAATACAACAATGAACGGATTAACAGCTTACAGAGTAAATGTAGAACCAGGCGGAATGATGACAGGCGAACGAGTTGAAGTTAATGTTGAAGTCTTTAATGGAGAAGGAATCAAAATACCATTCGATGCAATCTTGAATCGAAATAACAAAAGTTATGTTTTTGTAAAAGAAAATGAAAAGGCAACTCCGGTTGAAATTAATATTATTCAAGATGGCGAAGATGGAGCAGTGATTAGCAATAATGAACTTGTTGGTAAAGAAATTGTTGTTGCCAAACAGGATATTCTGTTAACTCTCCTTAGCGGCGCATCAATTAAGACAGAGGAGAAATAG
- a CDS encoding efflux RND transporter permease subunit translates to MFEYFYKRPHLLYSLIAGFFIIGLIALITLPKNLFPDSTPPQVIVLTKVPGATAQVVANTVSKPIEQEISRLGLVTDVSSINVANFSIVKAEFSYEKGLNAAAVDVANALSIAKGVLPQDANPAIYTAGDFVLPVDVISLSPKSDNMSLGDIRKIADSYLKPYLLSNPDIGNVEVFGGYESSINIEVDPFKAKKYDIDFDKIAKALQTLNRDMPIGFVKGENSFYTITFYGEKDEIERLKQITVKPNVRLSDVANVSWSYAKRTSGYIGNGKPAIALAIQRAPGGSVLDVSKAARKEMEILKAKYPNINFEISDTQRDLIELSNENMLTALRDAIFYTLLVILFFLGNYRAIIAAAITIPMVFFSTMAVIWLTGGSLNIVIYTAIILALGMLTDNAVVVLENIERHLNELKEDLQKAITLGTKEVIGPIWSGTIATIAIVFPLMFVGGFPQKIFQPLIFTLIIALLISFFLSITFIPKLLEALYKKGSAKTKVELWFDKIYNKTIGSLVEPYVSVIKFSNGKNRVWRRIALTLGVVIILALSMKTIMPTIGRDAMPPMDTGIIKAQVMFSSNSTVNSAESKLEPFLQWLHKQPWVTTSSVAFGTEAGVLSLGSGNLPAEATITIYCVNRFDRKMNMWQIEDIIRDKISHLEGIKKNDVYDFGATALSTIKATLDVRLKSPMVDGLAEKSHKVKEALKDIKGLTSISTSWDKDFTEIVLDIDENKALSYGITPFEIAMQIPVRGQVVGLNADYQSLNTQLVRLYLKGKFGENEQTLRLLPIHTPMGEIPLEHLATISKSLTFAKIERDKMLYSIDINGYRANRPVSHLTDDAEAALLNVKNDDDVIMTQEGDIAQIEDSFSRMTKAIGLGIILLLMVLISIYRSVKMAFIMIAVLPLAMIGAAWGMLLFHKPSCLPSMLGILLLFGIIIKNAVLLIDFYQKYKESGESPFESAIESVRVRFRPVMMTAFGTIAGMVPIALEQAVGLERLSPLADVAIGGLLIGTLLTLIYVPMFAYIVDTKKDKPVSE, encoded by the coding sequence ATGTTTGAATATTTTTATAAACGTCCGCATCTGCTATATTCATTAATAGCAGGATTTTTTATCATCGGATTGATCGCTTTGATTACTTTGCCAAAGAATCTTTTTCCGGATTCAACGCCGCCGCAAGTAATTGTTCTAACAAAAGTTCCCGGCGCAACTGCTCAGGTTGTTGCCAATACAGTTTCAAAACCTATTGAACAGGAAATTTCCCGCCTCGGTTTAGTAACGGATGTTAGTTCTATAAACGTTGCTAATTTTTCAATAGTCAAAGCAGAATTTAGTTATGAAAAAGGATTAAATGCCGCTGCAGTTGATGTTGCTAATGCGCTTTCAATAGCAAAAGGTGTTCTTCCGCAGGATGCAAACCCGGCAATTTATACCGCCGGTGATTTCGTTCTTCCGGTTGATGTTATTTCGCTATCTCCTAAATCTGATAATATGAGTTTAGGTGATATTAGAAAAATTGCTGATAGTTATTTAAAGCCATATCTGCTAAGTAATCCGGATATTGGAAACGTTGAAGTATTTGGCGGTTATGAAAGTTCAATTAATATTGAAGTTGATCCATTCAAAGCCAAAAAGTACGATATAGATTTTGATAAAATTGCAAAAGCTTTGCAGACGCTAAACCGCGATATGCCAATTGGTTTTGTGAAAGGCGAAAATAGTTTTTACACAATTACCTTTTACGGTGAAAAAGATGAAATTGAACGGTTAAAACAAATTACTGTTAAGCCAAATGTAAGATTAAGCGATGTTGCAAATGTAAGCTGGAGTTATGCAAAACGAACGAGCGGTTATATTGGAAACGGTAAACCGGCAATCGCATTAGCTATTCAACGCGCACCGGGCGGCAGTGTTCTGGATGTTAGCAAAGCCGCAAGAAAAGAAATGGAAATTCTTAAGGCAAAATATCCTAACATAAATTTTGAAATATCAGATACACAACGCGACTTAATTGAACTCTCAAACGAAAATATGCTTACCGCTCTTCGTGATGCTATTTTCTATACCTTGCTGGTTATTCTTTTCTTCCTTGGGAATTATAGAGCAATAATTGCCGCAGCTATTACAATTCCAATGGTGTTCTTTTCAACAATGGCTGTAATCTGGCTTACAGGCGGGAGCCTAAATATCGTAATCTATACAGCTATAATTCTTGCGCTTGGTATGTTGACTGATAATGCTGTTGTTGTTCTGGAAAATATTGAGCGTCATCTTAATGAGTTAAAGGAAGATTTACAAAAAGCAATAACCCTCGGCACAAAAGAAGTTATCGGTCCAATCTGGTCTGGTACGATAGCAACGATTGCAATTGTATTTCCGTTAATGTTTGTGGGCGGATTTCCACAAAAAATATTTCAGCCATTAATCTTCACATTAATTATTGCGTTGTTAATTTCATTCTTCCTTTCGATAACATTCATACCGAAATTATTAGAAGCTTTGTATAAGAAAGGATCAGCTAAAACAAAAGTTGAGCTTTGGTTTGATAAAATATATAATAAAACCATTGGTAGTTTAGTTGAGCCGTATGTAAGCGTAATTAAATTTTCAAATGGCAAAAACAGAGTTTGGAGACGTATTGCCCTTACTTTAGGAGTAGTAATTATTCTTGCTTTAAGTATGAAAACTATTATGCCTACGATAGGAAGAGATGCAATGCCTCCAATGGATACAGGCATTATTAAAGCTCAGGTAATGTTCAGTTCAAACTCAACAGTTAACAGCGCTGAATCTAAGTTAGAACCATTTTTGCAGTGGCTTCACAAGCAACCTTGGGTAACAACAAGCTCTGTTGCTTTTGGAACTGAAGCCGGCGTGTTAAGTCTTGGAAGCGGAAATCTTCCGGCAGAAGCCACTATTACTATTTATTGTGTAAATCGTTTTGATAGAAAAATGAATATGTGGCAGATTGAAGATATTATCCGCGATAAAATCTCTCATCTCGAAGGTATAAAGAAAAATGATGTATATGATTTTGGAGCAACTGCACTTTCTACAATCAAGGCAACTCTTGATGTTAGATTAAAATCACCAATGGTTGATGGACTTGCCGAAAAATCTCACAAGGTTAAAGAAGCGTTGAAAGACATAAAAGGATTAACATCAATATCCACAAGCTGGGATAAGGACTTTACCGAAATCGTTCTTGACATTGATGAAAATAAAGCGCTCAGTTACGGTATAACTCCTTTTGAAATTGCAATGCAAATTCCGGTTAGAGGTCAGGTTGTTGGATTAAATGCAGATTATCAATCTCTTAATACACAATTAGTGCGATTGTATCTTAAAGGTAAATTTGGTGAGAATGAACAAACTTTAAGATTGCTTCCTATTCATACTCCTATGGGTGAAATTCCACTTGAACATCTTGCAACAATATCAAAGAGTTTGACCTTTGCAAAAATTGAACGCGATAAAATGCTTTACAGCATTGACATAAATGGATATCGTGCTAATCGTCCCGTAAGCCATTTAACTGACGATGCTGAAGCTGCTTTGTTAAATGTTAAGAATGATGATGATGTAATAATGACTCAGGAAGGAGATATTGCACAAATAGAAGATAGCTTTTCACGGATGACAAAAGCTATAGGCTTGGGAATTATTTTACTACTGATGGTTTTGATTTCGATATATCGCTCTGTAAAAATGGCGTTTATTATGATTGCCGTATTGCCGCTTGCAATGATTGGCGCAGCGTGGGGAATGCTGTTGTTTCATAAACCGAGTTGCCTACCAAGTATGCTTGGAATTCTGCTGCTATTTGGAATAATAATTAAAAATGCTGTATTGCTAATTGACTTCTATCAAAAATACAAAGAAAGTGGCGAATCGCCATTTGAAAGTGCAATTGAAAGTGTTAGAGTTCGTTTCCGTCCGGTTATGATGACGGCTTTCGGAACAATTGCAGGAATGGTTCCAATTGCACTTGAACAAGCGGTTGGATTGGAAAGACTAAGTCCATTGGCAGATGTTGCTATTGGCGGATTATTAATCGGTACATTACTAACATTAATTTACGTTCCGATGTTCGCATATATAGTTGATACAAAGAAAGATAAACCGGTTAGTGAATAA